The Ananas comosus cultivar F153 linkage group 6, ASM154086v1, whole genome shotgun sequence genome segment AAGACAACAGTTTTCTAGGCTATGAGCCAGCTCATGCCTGTTTAGTAGGCCCAGCAACTGACTGGGATGCAAACGGAATGGATCCGAGGGCACGAGGCGACCCTCACCTCCCGCTCCAGGTTCTTGATAGGTCGGAGCagattaaggcttcgtttggaattgcggggagattacattacgtgcggtgagaaacgacgatggaaaaataccatatttgtttccgtacgtaatattgcgttccgcatattgttataagtcggttacgatatattttctgcggttccaccggagaacgcagaagcatatccctatatatttttttctcaactccattttatctaatagcgttagatagaacttaataccaaactaagcttaAGACATGTtgatatttatcattttttttcgcCTTCACTTACTATTCGACTGAGGACGCGGTAATAATTTTTTGGCAAATCACACCAGATTAAAAGAAGAAACATATTTCGCACGgattagttattatttttatttttacgtcTATTCAAAATAGATTGGGAAGGAATTTCCACCAATTTGCATCTCCACCTCTGAGTGATGGTAACTGGATAATATCCTTTGGAAAAGACTTGAAAAAGGCAGAaggtgaaaaggaaaaaaaattacaaactatATAGTTGATAATGTTATTTCTTCTAATTAATAGTAATGTAAACTTATTGCTTAGGTGTAGATTCCAATATTCCATTCACATTAGAATTTGGATTTCGTGTGAAGAAAACACGCTTCTTGTTTTCACATAACGCACTTGGTGCCATAAGCAACTTGTTTATGATTATTAGccttaatacaaaaaaaaagttaaattataatcGTTAAGGCatgttatattttaattcttaaattttaatttattttaaattttttactttgaaattttttaaattagtgtAGTCAAATCCCATGTTgttattgtaaaaatattataattgataacatgataataattaaaatattatattacttactaaataattttaaaaattaaatcatcaCCCACGAggataataaaagaatataatttaGTCTTAAAAATAACAGGCCATTAGGCACATGCTGTGCCTTCGACGTGGACTTTTCAACAACTCTGATCGATTTAATTAAATGCCAGGGGAAaatttatgttcttttttttaaaattattgattggCTAAAGTGACACGAACGTCAAGTGGTCCAATTCCTCCATTTTACCCACCCAAACAAGGaatgagaaataaaaaacataaaaaaaaaataatgtacgGAGATTCTCAATGATCTTCCAACCTTTTTGTACGTTAAATAcaatgtaaattttacactctatttattttctaaaattttttaataattttattactaCTTATTTAGTAGATTTTGTATttattaatcaccaaaaaaaaatagcaaaatctAAGAAAAGATTAAAGGAATATgagattttttaataattttattactaCTTATTTAGTAGATTTTGTATttattaatcaccaaaaaaaaatagcaaaatctAAGAAAAGATTAAAGGAATATgagattttttaataattttattatttttttaagtactatatattttttttaatagataagCCAAAAATTTACACACTGCTTTAAGATGTAgacataatatttttcttagttTATTATTTCTAGTTTTTtcaaattatagttttaaatttaaaattagttttaccaattaattaattttttgttaactaataatttttttaactattgatAGCCAATTATTAGCCCAATCCACTctttctttaattaaaaaatatggaGCCAAGAAATTTGGAagagttattaattaattttataattgtttTAGTTTGATAGAACAAAAttatttacatcaaaataaataaaatttaagagaatgccccaaggaaaaaaaaaaatcaaagaaccTATTTCAAAATAGTCCATGGTCAATGGAATCCCAATGCGTTTTTATCAGAAAAGCAActcaatttattaaatttaattaaaatcagttgataaataataaataatttaataaattaatccaTTAATATTAAAACCGTAAGATCTacctctttgaccattttcatccgttagattgtACCATTCAACCAATTACTCATTCAACCCTACAGAATCAGTATTATTCTAAttacacatctcttaatccaaagatcaaaaacttacaagcatcaataacttgtacttttaaaaatatagaaacttaattttatatctatacatatatagagagaaagagagtagcATTATTGTACTATTAGGAGGACAAtagttcttatatttttaatttttaattatttatcaattttgatggacggttaagatgagagagaagaaaaattaggtgcttgtaaattatttttgagaaattagGTGCTCTATATTTTgttatggccaatttgcataaaaaatccacttattttggacttttgcaaaatcgggccacctttttcgtttttgcagattcggtccgctttttcagcaaactgaccaaaatatccttattactttttctctttcctctttctctctcctcttcgtttctgtcgttcttttttttttctcaccgaaaaaaaagaggcggaTCGGACCGTTGCATgcctcctcaccctccttcttcaccgttgctttcctcctcaccctcctctccaccgcccgcgacccctcctcctctcccccgccgccgcgccgcgagCCACCTCCCACCGTCGTCTCCTCGTGCCGTCGCCGGACCCCCATGGTGCGGAGCCCCATTGCGCCGTCAAACCGTCGTCTCGCCTCGCCGAGATCCGTCGGCCGCCGGAGGTCGTCAGCGCTGTGATGacgcggcggaggaagaggctGCGGAGTCGTTCGCGGCCAGGCTGAGCGAGCGACCCGATTGGCGGGCCCGCCGGACGTCGACTCGTCCCGGCGCGGCCTGCTAGCACTCGCATCGCGCACGGCCGACGGACCTCGTCCAACGCTGCTGCTGGAGTTCGGCGCCCGGACGTCGGAGCCCCCCCGGCGCGTTGATGGCGTCGCGGCGGCGGGGAGTGCGCTGATCGGCGGCATGCTCCGCGGCAGGCTGCGTCTAGCCGCGGTGCGGGGCAAGGTCGGGCGGCGGGCCGGtgcacgcagcggcggcggcgggcacCGGGCGCAGCCTGCGgctgcttctttcttcttcttcatatgTAAGGTGCACCATTACATCCATTAATGGATGTAATttcatggtgtaatggtgtaatggtgccaCCATTTAGTTATAatgtgcaccattacaccattaatgtgCAATGTGCAATACCATTTAATGTGTAACATGTAGGCAATGGCGCACCATTAATGAGTGATTaatgtgcaattgtgcaccatTAGTATTATATGGcaaccattacaccattaatggggCGTGAGGCTTGCGACGTTGCAACGGAGACGGACTgaggcgacggagacgacgtcGGTGGTGACGAGGTGCGTCACAAGGGGATTGACGTGGCAGTCGTCAAGGGCGGACTtgggctcggcgacggcgacggcggacGGAACGACGGTGGTGTGGGCTCGGCGGCAGCAGCGGGGGAGGGAGGAGGCTGGCGCGCGAGCTCGCGTGAAGAGGGGAGACATCGGAGGACTACCTCGACCTTGAGCTGACGGAGAGCTTGCTCCGCCCTGCAACTTCGGTGACGAACGGCGGCGGCGGGTTCGGCTTGtggagcggaggaggagagggggcagcggcggcggctcgGGTGGGGGTGGCAGCAGAGCGGAGgataaagagagaggagaaagagagaggaggagttcttgcggaggcggaggaggggctcggcggcgggctcgaaaaaagaacgaaaaaaaaaaaataacggaagaaacgaagaggagagagaaagaggaaagagaaaaagtaataagggtattttggtcagtttactaaaaaaacggaccgaatctgtaaaaacgaaaaaagtgatccgattttgcaaaagcccaaaataagtgaattttttatgcaaaaaggccttttGTTATTAAACAAATCTACAATTATTTTAAACAGAAACTCAATCTAGAAATGGCCCACATCTGATCTAagactctttttctctctcccttttttttttcttttctttcttattttccgCACccatctcctcttctttttgCCTCAGGAAAAGTTCTCATCCTCAATCCTCTCTTCGACAACCCAAAATAGCAAAGAAGGAATTATTGCTACTCAATCAATGGAGTCAACATGTGTTGCAGTACCTGATCCTATCAAGGGAGACGCAAAGTATGTAATTCCCacataaattttacttttcttttataatcttttttctATGCTTGTAGATGTCGATGTGAAAATTATAATCACAATAGAACCAAACGGATAATCGGTAGATCCTTAATTTTGGTGTAGAGGGACAGATTCTTCAAGTACAATTTGTGATCAGGAGCAGGGACAAGATGAGTCCGAGTATGtccttttcatttttataaaaatttgtcactatatatatatgtttttccttttccttttccttttcctttaacTAGTTTGAGTTTGTGTTAATTGGATATAAATTTTCATGACTAGATGGGTTATACTGGACAAGAACTCCGATTTCGGTCCGGTTTTATCAAACAGTCGCAATTTCACTTCATCTAACATTCCTTCATGGTGAGTATATTGAATTTGGGATTTAATGTATGttattgtgtatatatatatatatataattttgttctACGATTTATCATGTGAAGAGTTTGTGGTTTATTGAAGGGCTAGATGGATGCTTGGATCCATAATTTTCCTGGCCATACCTCTTTATAAGAAAATAAGGACCGCGGAAGGTAATTTAATCATCTATATCCTAACtaaaagtgttttttttaatcttttttgctatttgaagttatatatatagtggcaagaaaataaatatatatggtcATTTTCAGACGCATCTCTCCCTATCTTTAGATTTCATCTCGCAGTATATTAAAATCTGTGCTGAGGATGGTGCAGTTGAATAGATATGTTTGATAGAACGATTTCTCATAATTGTGGACATGCAAGTGTTTGGTTCAattgttgttatttattttgtgtTAGATGAGGTGGAGACGACTGCAGAGTCTGTGATTGTGGTTGTAGAGAAGGTGGCCGAAGTGACGGAGAAGGTGGCAGCCAACATTGCCAATGGACTTCCCGGTGATGGCAAAGTTAAGACCGCGGCCTTGAAGATTGAGGACATTGCTGAGCAAGTAGATAAGGATGCGGAGAAGGCTGAAGCCTTCATTCGTAAGGTATTCAATTTTGATAAAAGTAGGCCGATATGTGGCTTGTTTCTCTTTTGTAACTTGATAAAATGTGTGATATGTGTTAGTTGTAGTAGACATTGCTAGTTGAATAAGTTTTGTTTGGACCAGCTCATAAACCTTGGCTTGGGTCTTTAGTAAGTTTTGTTGCGAGACAAATTCATTGAATTTATAGCCTGCAAGTACTCTACCATCCGCCAAGCACACTTTGTCGCATGATGTTTCTGTATAAATAAAGTAACGATACCAAGTGATAGAGTCGCATATCGACTCCACAAACTATTCTGTTTATATATGTTCGGCGTAAAGTCCAAAACCCCCCACATGCTGCAAAACAATCAATTTTTACATCGAAATTTCTAGTTCATAATCTGAATGATGAAAGCTTGATTAGCCCAGTTACAGAGTGCTATTTAAGTAGTGAGGATCCTAACattttttaccaattttttcaataatatgGTCTTCTGGCAGTGTctttggtaaaaatatacagaGGCCTGATAGCTATAGGTCATTATTTTCGTAAAAGTGTATGAGATTTCCAAAACTATAGGTCTTTTGAAGTACATCACTTagctcctcttttttcttttttcttttttttttgaatttttcttagttttcatttgatttgatttgcaGTAATCTGAACTGAAAATTGCAGTAACGTTAGCTGTcactattttcaaaaaatttgcaATTCTATATGCTAAGAACAGGAGAGAGTCAGCAAACTAAGATTGAAACTACTTTACTTTTCaactttcaattttcaatttggGCAACTATTTATGATCTTGTTGGATTAACTGAGACCTGTAACTTTGTCAGATATATCAGGTTAACTATTTTCCTTTCTATGGCAGGCTGATGAGATAGAGGGAGAGGTCGACGCGTTGATGGAGCCTATTATTGAGGAAGGAGAGGTGATAGAGAAGGAGATCGAAGAAAACAAGGAGGCAGATCCGACGACAGATCAATCTAAAGCAACTTCTGGAGCAAATGATCAGAAATGATTAATGCTCAATATAGACTTGGATCAATTATGTGAATATGTTTCATTCCAGTTAAATTTCatgttttcttttcaaatatttGTACATATGGTCTGTACTGCCTTTCCGCAAAACTACTGCGTGATAATACACTATGTATTAATACAGTGGCATAATGGAATTCGGATTCGGATGCAAGTTTCGGATCTGATACAAGTTATTGGTGTGCCATTTGAAATCCCAGCAAACATTTTAGGCATAGATCTAGATATGAATAGTAGTGTATCATAGTTTACTGGCTTATTGTTTGTAAAAGTAATGCTTTTCATGCAACATACCACATTGGATCTGAGGATGACCATATCCTGTTGTGGTGACCtgatttcttttctatttttttctttttgtttctgatGCAACAGTTTTGTATTGTTTAGTTTGCTCGATTTGCtcaaaaaattagtgaaattaaaGCACagggaagttttttttttttttgagagaaaggtagcatgttatccgcttcgtttattttatttagaaataaacttaactgaaaatgtaaatcaactaagattcgaattggagaccttaggtatcaaccaccaagtcttttgtcatttgcgctagggacggttggtCACAGGGAAGTTATTAATCGTAGCATTTGAGGGTAGGTTAGTAGAgaattttcctttccttttctgtatttttcttttattttggtaAAGAGAGCTCAAAGTCTAATTTACTcacaaaaaaaagtagtttaCTCCTTCCtgaaaaataaagtacaaaaactatatatatatatatagccctaggcctacatatatattatagtacCAAGGTCCGGACTATTCAGTGattggttttcgatcttagggcgttcaagaTCATGATCGCATACCGTTAAAAAACTGGATTGAGGAGtaagtttaattttcagaaataaaattttatatgtttttcgACCATAGTTCTACTTTGATGATGAAACTATTTAgcattgtcaattttcaatggctatatCATGACAAGATTTGGAAGGTTGTAACGAGCTTTGTagaaagaatctaaatttcttcaaaattttgcaTAGAAATATACTTTAACATATATAAGATTAGCGTTAAATTCTTGGTTGATCTTGAATTTTTAAAAGTCCCTTAActcaaattttcaataattattcAATTCTTCACGTTATTCTTgagtataatttatttactaagtaacgATATCAGAAAAGATACTAAATTTATTCCTAAATCATAGCGGACAATCATAGATGCATAATTTTAACATGTGAATCGTTGATATGAACGCCCGTGAAGATCGACAATAAATACGATTATAATACCGGAGCTCCGCGTCGCAGTACGCTATCAGAATAGTATAGCTAgcctaaattttttattgtttattttataatatatatatattataggtattaggtatatatataaatatgtatggCGGGTGTCTCTAAATCagttactattttttatatttttaaaaggctCAAAAAATGTTAAAACCTAGGCGTAAGCCGTAAAGGATCCCTGGCCCATTGTAAGGCT includes the following:
- the LOC109711543 gene encoding uncharacterized protein LOC109711543; this encodes MESTCVAVPDPIKGDAKGTDSSSTICDQEQGQDESEWVILDKNSDFGPVLSNSRNFTSSNIPSWARWMLGSIIFLAIPLYKKIRTAEDEVETTAESVIVVVEKVAEVTEKVAANIANGLPGDGKVKTAALKIEDIAEQVDKDAEKAEAFIRKADEIEGEVDALMEPIIEEGEVIEKEIEENKEADPTTDQSKATSGANDQK